A single region of the Undibacterium piscinae genome encodes:
- a CDS encoding helix-turn-helix domain-containing protein — protein sequence MPKATTLVDSLKRELKARNITYADLAVRISMSEASVKRMFSQKNFTLQRLDEILQATQISLRDLALNTGEESLISELSYEQEKEIINDPKEFLVAVSALNLLTVEQMIKIYDISEAEVIKYLLRLDKIGFLELLPNNRVKLLVSRTFRWIPNGPIQNDFRDKAYAEYLSCDFNGDHELMRLINVMLSKQSVNALLNRLKQVAREFSEQHQEDAKLPFEEKYRMSFMLAARPWLPEQFKSLVRKEYIEQYEENRNKRKG from the coding sequence ATGCCAAAAGCTACCACGCTGGTTGACTCCCTGAAACGCGAACTGAAGGCCAGAAACATCACCTACGCTGATCTCGCTGTCCGCATTTCCATGTCAGAAGCCAGCGTCAAGCGCATGTTCTCGCAGAAAAATTTCACCCTGCAAAGGCTGGACGAAATTCTGCAGGCCACCCAGATCAGCTTGCGTGACCTGGCGCTGAATACGGGCGAAGAGTCGCTGATTTCAGAACTGAGCTACGAGCAGGAAAAAGAGATCATCAATGACCCGAAAGAATTTCTGGTCGCGGTGTCGGCACTCAATTTGCTGACGGTGGAACAGATGATCAAGATTTACGACATCAGCGAAGCGGAAGTCATCAAGTATCTGCTACGCCTAGATAAAATCGGCTTTCTTGAGCTATTGCCGAATAACCGCGTCAAATTGCTGGTATCGCGCACTTTCCGCTGGATACCGAACGGCCCTATCCAGAATGATTTCCGCGACAAGGCGTATGCCGAATACCTGTCCTGCGACTTCAACGGTGATCACGAATTGATGCGTCTGATCAACGTCATGCTTTCCAAGCAATCGGTGAACGCCTTGTTGAACCGCCTCAAGCAAGTGGCAAGAGAGTTTTCCGAACAGCATCAGGAAGACGCCAAATTACCGTTCGAGGAAAAATACCGCATGAGTTTCATGCTGGCGGCCAGGCCATGGCTACCGGAACAATTCAAATCGCTGGTGCGCAAGGAATATATCGAGCAGTACGAAGAAAACCGGAATAAAAGGAAGGGCTAG
- the msrA gene encoding peptide-methionine (S)-S-oxide reductase MsrA, which translates to MTQNNLSSTAIATLGGGCFWCTEAVFQQIRGVIKVESGYAGGANEHPTYEQICTGKTGHAEVVRLSFDPAVISYKELLEIFFTIHDPTTLNRQGNDAGTQYRSVIYFHDAEQQAIAQQVIQQMAAVWDDPIVTELSAAPVFYIAEDYHQNYFRQHPQQGYCAVVVAPKVAKARKLFASKLIG; encoded by the coding sequence ATGACGCAAAATAATTTGTCATCCACCGCCATCGCCACTCTGGGCGGTGGCTGTTTCTGGTGCACTGAGGCGGTATTTCAGCAGATACGCGGAGTAATTAAAGTGGAATCGGGCTATGCCGGCGGCGCTAACGAACACCCGACCTATGAGCAAATCTGCACCGGAAAAACCGGTCATGCCGAAGTGGTGCGCCTGAGTTTTGACCCTGCAGTGATCAGCTATAAAGAATTGCTGGAGATATTTTTCACTATCCACGATCCGACTACCTTAAACCGTCAGGGCAATGACGCCGGTACCCAATACCGTTCGGTGATCTATTTCCACGATGCTGAGCAGCAGGCCATCGCACAGCAGGTGATACAGCAAATGGCAGCGGTATGGGACGATCCTATCGTCACCGAACTATCTGCCGCACCGGTGTTTTATATCGCCGAAGACTACCATCAGAACTATTTCCGTCAGCATCCGCAGCAAGGTTATTGCGCGGTAGTGGTGGCGCCGAAAGTGGCGAAAGCGCGCAAGTTGTTTGCCAGTAAATTGATAGGCTGA
- a CDS encoding chromosome segregation protein SMC → MFHIKSLELVHWDYWQRIKNIPLDAKIITIAGQNGSGKTTLLDALRTLFGLECSMGRSYKHYARHSGQQTSWIRAVVDNSAVGAQISNRPFRLSGLYDDDVTLFCKIEKNGGDWKRQYLMRGGKVEIEEVQEANDWLGVENYRKRLSHAGLSSAMGKVLALEQGETDKLCEYAPRQLLDLVFQVFGDKEVLDAYDDAKRHQRDTETELQHFETEFDAAKTNLEGLRLRVANYHQWEALNKEKRDLQEQVLPTLQYHEALEHAAATSQSLRGSKRFLKTQDEGLSERRQQLAQQAQKLTEAQQGEAGLEAEESGLREKLQQINTKLKPQESLLEQKTRLQKLAAEADADVANVADDLEKKEAELSRNKQERDAPLSSRISAEMETISALQGKSALADPENVRLMRRALNDAGISHCMLPEIVEVTDQKWQGAVEGVLRGYTSVILLDKASDASAAYRVGEKQRYSHFIVPDRINAPSVKDDSLLSVVNFTAKAPGWLIEQLQRIETVDSIDKGMKNAKSQEWITPDAYHFERRGGRSLFVEASRYRFGSAGRTQRLEALQKSLPRLQAQEDQLTIKISKLAGEISSYKARLAGVDAAKELSARHAEFEEATRNTQPLKQQRMEVGSRLGELAPLLKSATEQRTVAHLKWEQAKAAIADAEAQLRGSEKRHAEERKAQFETLKAMRATWHKLPHNWKRSSHRKELVAEHENVHQIDLRLRSLGNILGRDDWEIDSTVVDQYVRLNALLQGRQAETDERRYQNNRAMEATINARSAYMDRLRYTIKAYSKNIKQLGELAGIEVHTDPVKLENDDTQLAQAGLHVRFKFDGKGAIGMNDGEASGGQQVMKSLILLIGLLKSEDGSGGFVFIDEPFAHLDIRNIQLVGEFLKNTDAQYLMTTPLTHNTDVYDPSELTLITSKKKKDTEWAQPIFVLQRKVEKIKDARA, encoded by the coding sequence ATGTTTCATATTAAATCGCTAGAGTTGGTGCACTGGGATTACTGGCAACGCATCAAGAATATCCCGCTAGACGCCAAGATCATCACGATTGCCGGCCAAAACGGTTCCGGCAAGACCACCCTGCTCGACGCACTGCGCACCCTGTTCGGCCTGGAATGTTCTATGGGTCGTTCGTACAAACATTACGCGCGCCATTCCGGTCAGCAAACTTCGTGGATACGTGCGGTGGTCGACAATAGCGCGGTCGGTGCGCAGATCTCAAATCGGCCGTTCCGCCTGTCCGGCCTGTACGACGATGATGTCACGCTGTTTTGCAAAATAGAAAAAAACGGCGGCGACTGGAAACGCCAATACCTGATGCGCGGCGGCAAGGTCGAGATCGAAGAAGTGCAGGAAGCCAATGACTGGCTGGGCGTAGAGAATTACCGCAAACGGCTGTCGCACGCCGGCCTGTCGAGCGCCATGGGTAAGGTGCTGGCACTGGAGCAAGGCGAGACCGACAAGCTGTGCGAATATGCGCCACGCCAATTGCTCGATCTGGTGTTCCAGGTGTTCGGCGACAAGGAAGTGTTAGACGCCTACGATGACGCCAAGCGCCATCAGCGTGATACTGAAACTGAATTGCAGCACTTCGAGACTGAATTTGATGCGGCCAAAACCAATCTGGAAGGCTTGCGCCTGCGCGTGGCCAATTACCACCAGTGGGAAGCGCTGAACAAGGAAAAACGTGATTTGCAGGAACAGGTATTACCGACACTGCAATACCACGAGGCACTCGAACATGCGGCCGCCACCAGCCAGTCGCTGCGCGGCAGCAAACGCTTTTTGAAAACCCAGGACGAAGGTCTTTCTGAGCGCCGCCAGCAACTGGCACAACAGGCGCAAAAACTCACCGAAGCGCAACAGGGCGAAGCCGGACTGGAAGCGGAAGAATCTGGCCTGCGTGAAAAACTGCAACAGATCAATACCAAACTAAAACCGCAAGAAAGTCTGCTGGAGCAAAAGACCCGTTTGCAAAAACTGGCGGCGGAAGCCGATGCCGATGTCGCCAACGTCGCCGACGATCTGGAGAAAAAAGAAGCCGAACTGTCGCGCAATAAGCAAGAGCGCGACGCCCCCCTCAGCAGCCGCATCAGTGCCGAGATGGAAACCATTAGCGCCCTGCAAGGCAAGAGCGCATTGGCCGATCCGGAAAACGTGCGCCTGATGCGGCGTGCACTCAACGATGCCGGCATTTCTCATTGCATGCTGCCGGAGATCGTCGAAGTTACCGACCAAAAATGGCAGGGCGCGGTTGAAGGCGTGTTGCGCGGCTACACCTCGGTGATCTTGCTCGACAAAGCCAGTGACGCCAGCGCCGCCTATCGCGTCGGTGAAAAGCAACGCTATAGCCACTTCATCGTACCGGACCGCATCAATGCCCCTAGCGTCAAAGACGACAGCCTGCTGTCGGTGGTGAACTTTACCGCCAAGGCACCGGGCTGGTTGATCGAGCAATTGCAGCGCATAGAAACGGTGGATTCCATCGACAAGGGTATGAAGAACGCCAAGTCGCAGGAATGGATTACGCCGGACGCTTACCACTTTGAACGGCGCGGTGGCCGCTCGCTGTTTGTCGAAGCCTCACGCTATCGTTTCGGTAGCGCCGGTCGCACCCAGCGTCTGGAAGCGCTGCAAAAATCCCTGCCACGCTTGCAAGCGCAAGAAGATCAGCTCACTATCAAGATCAGCAAACTAGCCGGTGAAATCAGTTCTTACAAAGCCAGGCTGGCTGGTGTCGATGCGGCCAAAGAACTCAGCGCACGTCACGCCGAATTTGAAGAGGCTACACGCAACACCCAACCGCTGAAACAGCAGCGCATGGAAGTCGGCAGCCGTCTGGGCGAGCTGGCACCCTTGCTGAAATCAGCCACCGAACAACGCACGGTAGCGCACCTGAAATGGGAACAAGCCAAGGCGGCGATTGCCGATGCCGAAGCCCAATTACGCGGCTCGGAAAAACGCCATGCGGAAGAGCGCAAGGCGCAGTTCGAGACGCTCAAGGCGATGCGCGCAACCTGGCACAAACTGCCGCATAACTGGAAGCGCAGCTCGCACCGGAAAGAGCTGGTGGCCGAACATGAGAACGTCCATCAGATCGACCTGCGCCTGCGCAGTCTTGGCAATATCCTGGGGCGCGACGACTGGGAAATAGACTCCACGGTGGTCGATCAATACGTGCGTCTGAACGCCCTGTTGCAAGGCCGCCAGGCTGAAACCGATGAGCGACGCTATCAGAATAACCGCGCCATGGAAGCCACTATCAATGCCCGCAGCGCCTACATGGACAGACTGCGTTACACGATTAAGGCCTACAGCAAAAACATCAAGCAATTAGGCGAACTGGCCGGGATTGAAGTGCACACAGATCCGGTCAAACTGGAAAATGACGATACCCAATTGGCGCAAGCCGGCCTGCATGTACGCTTCAAGTTTGACGGCAAAGGCGCGATAGGCATGAACGATGGTGAAGCCTCGGGCGGCCAGCAGGTCATGAAATCACTGATTCTGCTGATCGGCTTATTGAAGTCGGAAGATGGTTCCGGCGGCTTCGTCTTCATCGACGAACCGTTTGCCCATTTGGATATCCGCAATATTCAGCTGGTCGGGGAATTTTTGAAAAACACCGACGCCCAATACCTGATGACCACACCGCTGACGCACAACACCGACGTCTACGACCCATCTGAATTGACGCTGATTACCAGCAAGAAGAAGAAAGACACGGAATGGGCGCAACCGATTTTTGTCTTGCAGCGTAAGGTTGAGAAAATCAAGGACGCGCGGGCTTAA
- a CDS encoding transposase, giving the protein MPNYRRAWHPGGTYFFTVNLLERSGNDLLVRHINLLREAVRMVRAAHPFTIHAWVVLPDHLHCVIELPIGDADFALRWRLIKSHFSKLLPKTELLSTTRVRRGERGIWQRRYWEHLIRDEKDFSAHIDYVHINPLKHGLVKKVSDWPYSTFHLLREIGVYPADWAGGDEGDVGHFD; this is encoded by the coding sequence ATGCCAAACTACCGACGCGCCTGGCATCCGGGCGGAACTTACTTCTTCACCGTCAACCTGCTGGAACGATCCGGTAATGATCTGCTGGTGCGCCACATCAATCTGTTGCGTGAAGCGGTAAGGATGGTTCGTGCTGCACATCCTTTTACAATCCATGCATGGGTGGTGTTACCCGACCATTTGCATTGTGTAATTGAACTGCCAATCGGAGATGCGGATTTTGCCTTGCGCTGGCGTCTAATCAAAAGTCACTTTTCAAAACTCTTACCAAAAACTGAATTATTATCGACTACCCGTGTGCGACGTGGCGAACGCGGAATTTGGCAAAGACGTTACTGGGAACATCTGATTCGTGATGAAAAGGATTTTTCTGCGCATATCGACTACGTACATATCAATCCGCTCAAACATGGCCTGGTCAAGAAAGTGTCCGACTGGCCTTATTCGACCTTTCATCTGTTGAGGGAAATCGGTGTTTATCCTGCAGATTGGGCAGGCGGTGATGAAGGCGATGTGGGGCATTTCGACTAA
- a CDS encoding alanine--glyoxylate aminotransferase family protein yields MSQEFQRVMNDISGTLKQVYKAHAVAIVPGSGTFGMEAVARQLATGQKCLVIRNGWFSYRWTQILEMGDIPASVQVLKARPLTAGSQAALAPAPIAEVVATIAEEKPQVVFAPHVETASGMLLPDDYLRAVADAVHAVGGLFVLDCIASGALWVDMQACGIDVLISAPQKGWSASPCCALVMLSERALERVNATQSSSFACDLKKWLQIMQAYEQGGHAYHATMPCDALARFRDVMQETALYGFAKIRDQQLELGQRVRTLLSDKGYKSVAASGFEAPGVVVCYTEDADFKNGKKFAAQGLQIAAGVPLQCDEPADFQTFRIGLFGLEKLQNIDRTVDTLAQALQKIEAA; encoded by the coding sequence ATGTCGCAAGAGTTTCAGCGCGTCATGAATGATATCTCCGGCACTTTGAAGCAAGTCTACAAAGCGCATGCGGTGGCGATCGTGCCCGGCAGCGGTACCTTTGGCATGGAAGCGGTGGCACGCCAATTGGCCACCGGGCAAAAGTGTCTGGTGATACGCAATGGCTGGTTCAGCTATCGCTGGACGCAGATACTTGAGATGGGCGATATTCCCGCTTCAGTACAAGTACTCAAAGCGCGCCCGCTAACCGCTGGTTCGCAAGCGGCTTTGGCACCGGCACCGATCGCTGAAGTAGTCGCGACCATCGCCGAAGAAAAGCCACAAGTGGTGTTTGCGCCGCACGTAGAGACCGCTTCCGGCATGTTGCTACCCGATGATTATCTGCGTGCCGTGGCCGATGCCGTGCATGCGGTAGGTGGCTTGTTTGTGCTCGATTGCATCGCCTCCGGTGCACTGTGGGTAGATATGCAGGCTTGCGGCATCGACGTCTTGATCAGCGCACCGCAAAAAGGCTGGAGCGCCTCGCCATGCTGCGCACTGGTGATGCTTAGCGAGCGTGCGCTTGAACGTGTCAATGCCACCCAAAGCAGCAGTTTTGCCTGTGACCTGAAAAAATGGCTGCAGATCATGCAAGCCTACGAACAAGGCGGCCATGCCTATCACGCCACTATGCCTTGCGATGCATTGGCGCGCTTTCGCGATGTGATGCAAGAAACGGCGCTCTATGGTTTCGCTAAAATCCGCGATCAGCAATTGGAGCTCGGCCAGCGCGTGCGTACTTTGTTGAGTGACAAGGGTTACAAAAGTGTCGCGGCAAGCGGCTTCGAGGCACCGGGCGTGGTGGTCTGTTATACCGAAGATGCCGACTTTAAAAACGGCAAGAAATTCGCCGCACAAGGTCTGCAAATCGCTGCCGGCGTGCCACTTCAATGCGATGAACCTGCCGATTTCCAGACCTTCCGCATCGGCTTGTTCGGCTTAGAGAAACTGCAAAATATAGACCGCACCGTGGATACCTTGGCGCAGGCATTGCAGAAGATAGAGGCGGCATAA
- the glcE gene encoding glycolate oxidase subunit GlcE has product MDNILQEYRERILKASAYKSALCIQGSGSKQWYGQSPRGEILDTRAYRGIVAYEPTELVITARCGTPLSEITAALDQQNQMLAFEPPHFGSAATIGGVFASGLSGPRRATAGAVRDFVLGATLMDGSGEVLSFGGQVMKNVAGYDVSRMLAGSMGTLGLVLDVSLKVLPKPFAETTLAFALSEADALSRMNQWGGQALPISASAWQVGRLMLRLSGAEAAVRAAKQKLGGEEIRNASAYWESLREQSHDFFAQDDEHGLWRLSLPSTTPAMPLTGKSMIEWGGAQRWLFSDEAPQRIRELATEARGHVTLFRGGDKASGVFTPLSAPLVKIHRNLKNSFDPAGIFNPGRMYPDL; this is encoded by the coding sequence ATGGACAATATCCTACAAGAGTATCGCGAGCGGATACTCAAGGCCAGTGCCTATAAAAGTGCGCTGTGCATACAAGGTAGCGGCAGCAAGCAATGGTATGGACAGTCGCCGCGTGGCGAAATACTAGATACCCGCGCCTACCGCGGTATCGTCGCCTATGAACCGACCGAACTGGTGATTACGGCACGCTGTGGCACACCGCTGAGCGAGATTACCGCCGCGCTGGATCAGCAAAATCAGATGCTCGCTTTTGAGCCGCCGCATTTCGGCAGCGCCGCCACCATAGGCGGGGTGTTTGCATCGGGCTTGTCGGGCCCGCGGCGCGCCACTGCCGGTGCGGTGCGTGATTTTGTCCTGGGTGCCACCCTGATGGATGGTAGCGGCGAAGTGCTGAGCTTTGGCGGCCAGGTCATGAAGAACGTCGCCGGCTATGACGTCTCACGTATGTTGGCCGGTTCCATGGGAACATTGGGCTTGGTGCTCGATGTGTCGCTCAAGGTTTTGCCTAAACCGTTTGCCGAAACCACGCTGGCTTTTGCCCTGTCGGAAGCCGATGCGCTCAGCCGCATGAATCAGTGGGGCGGACAGGCCTTGCCGATTTCCGCTAGTGCCTGGCAAGTCGGCCGCCTGATGTTGCGCCTGTCTGGTGCCGAGGCTGCGGTGCGTGCCGCCAAACAGAAATTAGGCGGTGAAGAGATACGCAATGCCAGCGCTTACTGGGAGTCACTGCGCGAGCAGAGCCATGATTTTTTTGCGCAAGATGATGAACATGGCTTATGGCGCTTGTCCCTGCCATCGACTACGCCCGCCATGCCACTGACCGGAAAATCCATGATTGAATGGGGTGGCGCACAACGCTGGTTGTTCAGTGACGAAGCGCCGCAGCGTATCCGTGAACTGGCGACGGAGGCGAGAGGTCATGTCACCCTGTTTCGCGGTGGTGATAAGGCAAGCGGCGTGTTTACGCCTTTATCTGCGCCGCTGGTGAAGATACACCGCAACCTGAAAAATAGTTTCGATCCGGCCGGCATTTTTAATCCCGGCCGTATGTATCCCGATTTATAG
- a CDS encoding FAD-binding protein yields the protein MELNNPEQSEQQVRQHQQRQSAVVAALRAVLPKHSVLYHEEDTRPYECDGLTAYRQLPMVVSLPESEAQVLAIIQVCREMQVPIVPRGAGTGLSGGAMPIADGVVLSTARLNKILNVDAYARTARVQPGVRNLAISEAVGVHDLYYAPDPSSQIACSIGGNVAENSGGVHCLKYGLTVHNVLAVRAVTMDGEIIELGGAMLDAPGLDLLAVFIGSEGMLGVVTEVLVKLVPKPQIARVIMASFDDVIKAGNAVANVIAAGIIPAGLEMMDKTSSRMVEPYVKAGYDTDAEAILLCESDGTAEEVEEEIGRMSAVLQQAGATAIAVSQSEAERMKFWSGRKNAFPAAGRISPDYYCMDGTIPRKNLAQVLLGIADMEVKYGLRCANVFHAGDGNLHPLILFDANQPGEFHRAEAFGAEILELCVAVGGTITGEHGVGIEKIGSMCVQFSAQELAAFWAVKRAFDPAALLNPDKAIPSLHRCAEYGRMHVKKGALKFPDLPRF from the coding sequence ATGGAGCTAAACAATCCGGAGCAGTCCGAACAGCAAGTAAGACAACACCAGCAACGTCAGAGCGCCGTAGTAGCCGCCTTGCGTGCGGTATTGCCCAAGCATAGCGTGTTGTATCACGAAGAGGATACCCGTCCCTACGAGTGCGATGGCCTGACCGCCTACCGCCAACTACCTATGGTGGTGAGCTTGCCTGAAAGCGAGGCGCAGGTGCTCGCGATTATCCAGGTGTGCCGTGAAATGCAAGTGCCTATCGTGCCGCGTGGCGCCGGTACCGGCTTGTCCGGCGGCGCCATGCCTATCGCCGATGGCGTGGTGCTGTCCACCGCCAGGTTAAATAAGATACTCAATGTCGATGCGTATGCCAGGACTGCCAGGGTGCAGCCGGGCGTACGCAATCTGGCGATCTCGGAGGCGGTTGGCGTTCATGATTTGTATTACGCTCCGGATCCGTCTTCACAAATCGCCTGCAGCATAGGCGGTAATGTCGCCGAGAATTCGGGCGGTGTGCACTGTCTTAAATATGGCCTGACTGTACACAATGTCCTGGCTGTGCGTGCGGTGACGATGGATGGCGAGATCATAGAGCTGGGCGGGGCGATGCTGGATGCCCCCGGGCTCGATTTGCTGGCAGTCTTCATCGGTTCCGAAGGTATGCTGGGCGTCGTCACCGAAGTGTTGGTTAAGCTGGTACCGAAACCGCAAATTGCCAGGGTCATCATGGCCTCATTCGATGATGTAATCAAGGCCGGTAATGCGGTGGCCAATGTGATTGCGGCCGGCATCATCCCGGCTGGGCTGGAAATGATGGACAAGACTTCGTCGCGCATGGTCGAGCCGTATGTTAAGGCTGGTTACGATACCGATGCCGAGGCGATTTTGCTGTGCGAATCGGACGGCACCGCAGAGGAAGTGGAAGAAGAGATAGGGCGCATGAGCGCGGTATTGCAACAAGCCGGAGCTACCGCGATTGCGGTGTCGCAAAGCGAAGCCGAGCGCATGAAATTCTGGTCGGGCCGCAAGAATGCGTTTCCGGCGGCGGGCCGTATCTCTCCCGATTACTACTGCATGGATGGCACTATCCCGCGCAAGAATTTGGCGCAGGTACTACTGGGCATCGCCGATATGGAAGTCAAATATGGCTTGCGTTGCGCCAATGTGTTCCATGCCGGTGACGGCAATCTGCATCCGCTGATTTTGTTTGATGCCAACCAGCCCGGCGAGTTTCATCGCGCCGAAGCCTTTGGTGCCGAGATCCTTGAGTTGTGCGTGGCGGTAGGTGGCACCATTACCGGCGAACATGGGGTAGGGATAGAAAAGATCGGTTCCATGTGCGTGCAATTTTCGGCACAGGAACTGGCGGCATTCTGGGCCGTTAAGCGTGCCTTTGATCCGGCCGCTTTGCTCAACCCCGATAAGGCGATTCCTAGCCTGCATCGTTGCGCCGAATACGGTCGCATGCATGTGAAGAAAGGGGCCTTAAAGTTCCCCGATCTGCCGCGCTTCTAA
- the erpA gene encoding iron-sulfur cluster insertion protein ErpA, with protein MNAVAEMPSPIVFTDSAASKVAELIAEEGNPDLKLRVFVQGGGCSGFQYGFTFDEITNEDDTVMDKNGVQLLIDAMSFQYLVGAEIDYKDDLEGAQFVIKNPNAESTCGCGSSFSA; from the coding sequence ATGAACGCAGTAGCCGAAATGCCAAGTCCGATAGTTTTTACCGATAGCGCCGCTTCCAAAGTGGCGGAGCTGATCGCGGAAGAGGGTAATCCAGATCTGAAACTGCGCGTATTCGTGCAGGGTGGCGGATGCTCCGGTTTCCAGTACGGTTTTACTTTTGATGAAATCACCAATGAAGACGATACCGTAATGGATAAAAACGGTGTGCAGTTGCTGATCGATGCGATGAGTTTCCAGTACCTGGTTGGTGCTGAAATTGATTACAAAGACGATCTGGAAGGTGCGCAATTCGTGATCAAGAATCCGAATGCGGAATCTACCTGTGGTTGTGGATCATCTTTCTCGGCATAA
- a CDS encoding polymer-forming cytoskeletal protein has protein sequence MFSRKNKNTIDSLIGVSTSIEGNVLFKGGLRIDGHVKGNVIAEAGVSSMLVISEQAKIDGEVRAAHIVVNGEINGPVFSTELIELQAKSRISGDVHYKALEMMSGALVTGKLAHDQQAAEPVLKLAASN, from the coding sequence ATGTTTAGTCGCAAAAATAAAAATACCATTGATAGTTTGATAGGCGTATCGACCAGCATAGAAGGCAATGTGCTTTTTAAGGGCGGTCTGCGCATAGATGGTCATGTCAAGGGCAATGTGATTGCCGAAGCCGGTGTTTCCAGTATGCTGGTCATTTCCGAGCAGGCGAAGATAGACGGAGAAGTACGCGCCGCCCACATTGTTGTCAATGGCGAGATCAATGGTCCGGTGTTTTCCACCGAATTGATAGAGTTGCAGGCAAAATCGAGAATTTCCGGTGATGTGCACTATAAGGCACTAGAAATGATGAGCGGCGCCTTGGTTACCGGCAAGTTAGCGCATGACCAGCAAGCGGCTGAACCTGTGCTGAAGTTGGCCGCATCAAACTAG
- a CDS encoding N-acetyl-gamma-glutamyl-phosphate reductase, with product MIKIGIVGGTGYTGVELLRILATHPQAQLTAITSRKEDGLPVAEMYPSLRGRVDLAFCSPDKAKLTECDVVFFATPHGVAMAQAPELLAAGVKVIDLAADFRLQDVAQFEKWYGIPHSCTEILKEAVYGLPELNREAIKSARVIGNPGCYPTTMQLGFAPLLKAGIVDAANLIADCKSGVSGAGRKAEIGFLFSESSDSFKAYGVSGHRHTPETVEQLQHISADKVGLMFTPHLVPMIRGMHSTLYARLTAEISNEALQSLFEDAYKDEPFVDVMPFGSHPETRSTRGSNMLRLALHRPAGSNTVVVLVVQDNLVKGSSGQAVQCMNIMFGLDETTGLMHVPVMP from the coding sequence ATGATCAAAATAGGCATAGTGGGTGGTACCGGTTACACAGGCGTGGAATTGCTCAGAATATTGGCGACCCATCCGCAAGCGCAACTGACGGCAATTACCTCGCGTAAAGAAGATGGCCTGCCGGTCGCTGAAATGTATCCTTCACTGCGCGGCCGCGTTGATCTGGCCTTTTGTTCACCCGATAAAGCGAAACTGACCGAATGCGATGTGGTGTTTTTCGCGACTCCGCATGGCGTGGCAATGGCGCAGGCGCCGGAATTGCTGGCCGCCGGCGTGAAAGTGATCGATCTGGCGGCGGATTTCCGTTTGCAGGATGTTGCCCAGTTCGAAAAATGGTACGGCATTCCGCATAGCTGCACCGAGATTCTGAAAGAAGCGGTGTATGGCTTGCCTGAACTCAATCGTGAGGCGATCAAGTCCGCCCGCGTGATCGGCAACCCGGGTTGCTACCCGACTACCATGCAACTGGGTTTTGCCCCCTTGCTTAAGGCGGGTATCGTCGATGCCGCCAACCTGATCGCCGATTGCAAATCGGGTGTTTCCGGCGCCGGGCGCAAGGCGGAAATTGGTTTCCTGTTTTCCGAGTCCAGCGATAGCTTCAAAGCGTATGGCGTATCGGGTCACAGACATACTCCTGAAACGGTCGAGCAGTTGCAGCATATCAGCGCCGATAAGGTTGGCCTGATGTTTACGCCGCATCTGGTGCCTATGATACGTGGCATGCATTCCACCTTGTATGCGCGTTTGACCGCAGAGATCAGCAATGAAGCCTTGCAGTCCTTGTTTGAAGACGCTTATAAGGATGAGCCTTTTGTCGATGTGATGCCATTTGGCTCGCATCCTGAAACACGTTCTACCCGTGGCTCAAATATGTTACGTCTGGCCTTGCACAGGCCGGCAGGCAGCAATACCGTGGTGGTGTTGGTGGTGCAGGATAATCTGGTCAAGGGTTCTTCCGGCCAGGCGGTGCAATGTATGAACATCATGTTTGGCCTGGATGAAACCACCGGCCTGATGCATGTTCCTGTGATGCCTTAA
- the rplM gene encoding 50S ribosomal protein L13 gives MKTFSAKGHEVQRDWFVVDATDKILGRVASEVALRLRGKHKPEFTPHVDTGDFIVVINAGKLRVTGTKALNKIYYRHTGYPGGIYETNFQKMQARFPGRALEKAVKGMLPKGPLGYAMIKKLKVYAEATHPHAAQQPQVLDI, from the coding sequence ATGAAAACCTTTTCCGCTAAGGGCCATGAGGTTCAGCGCGACTGGTTCGTGGTTGACGCGACAGATAAGATTCTCGGACGTGTTGCCAGCGAAGTGGCACTCCGTTTACGCGGCAAGCACAAACCAGAATTTACACCACACGTTGATACTGGCGATTTCATCGTCGTTATCAATGCAGGTAAACTGCGTGTGACTGGAACTAAAGCACTGAACAAGATTTACTACCGTCACACTGGTTATCCAGGCGGTATCTACGAAACAAACTTCCAGAAAATGCAAGCGCGTTTTCCAGGTCGTGCATTAGAGAAAGCTGTTAAGGGCATGTTGCCTAAAGGCCCACTCGGTTATGCGATGATCAAAAAGCTCAAAGTGTATGCAGAGGCAACTCATCCGCATGCTGCGCAGCAACCACAAGTTCTCGACATCTAA